The following coding sequences are from one Primulina eburnea isolate SZY01 chromosome 15, ASM2296580v1, whole genome shotgun sequence window:
- the LOC140815284 gene encoding calcium-binding protein KRP1-like: MASAGGSGFQDFLPLMAEKLGGDGLIGELCNGFQLLVDSDKGVITFESLKKNAALLGLQGFSDADLYNMIKEGDFDGDGALNQMEFCVLMFRLSPELMEESQFLLEEVLQQEGFEYFDFSL, from the coding sequence ATGGCGTCTGCAGGTGGATCCGGTTTTCAAGATTTCTTGCCCCTGATGGCGGAAAAGCTTGGTGGGGATGGCTTGATTGGGGAACTCTGCAATGGGTTTCAGCTATTGGTGGATTCTGACAAAGGGGTCATCACATTTGAGAGCCTAAAAAAGAACGCTGCTTTACTTGGGCTTCAAGGATTTTCTGATGCTGATCTTTACAACATGATTAAAGAAGGTGACTTTGATGGAGACGGAGCGCTAAATCAGATGGAATTTTGTGTGCTAATGTTCAGATTGAGCCCCGAGTTGATGGAAGAGTCACAGTTTCTGTTGGAAGAGGTTCTTCAGCAGGAGGGTTTCGAATACTTTGACTTCTCTTTGTAa